The following are from one region of the Mycolicibacterium helvum genome:
- a CDS encoding NADH-quinone oxidoreductase subunit B family protein — translation MTTGDANEIASHELPATPLDPELAALRAGKIKVSMISLCGCWGCSLSLLDIDERMIGLLDKITILRSSFTDIKRIPERCAIGFIEGGVANDENIETLRHFRDNCDVLISVGACAIWGGVPALRNLFGLNDCLAEAYVHSSTAVPGAEPVVPYGKHLPILTNNVYPCHEVVHMDYFIPGCPPSADTILDVLEDLIEGRPVALPTSLRHFD, via the coding sequence GTGACGACGGGTGACGCCAACGAGATTGCCTCGCATGAACTTCCGGCCACGCCGCTTGATCCGGAGCTGGCTGCGCTGCGCGCCGGGAAGATCAAGGTCTCGATGATCAGCCTCTGTGGCTGCTGGGGGTGCAGCCTGTCCTTGCTCGACATCGACGAGCGGATGATCGGGCTGCTGGACAAGATCACCATCTTGCGGTCGTCGTTCACCGATATCAAACGCATTCCCGAACGGTGTGCGATCGGGTTCATCGAGGGTGGCGTGGCCAACGACGAGAACATCGAGACGCTGCGCCATTTCCGGGACAACTGCGACGTTCTCATCTCGGTCGGCGCCTGCGCTATCTGGGGCGGCGTCCCGGCACTGCGAAATCTGTTCGGGCTCAACGACTGTCTGGCCGAGGCATACGTCCATTCGTCGACCGCGGTGCCGGGTGCGGAACCGGTGGTGCCCTACGGTAAACACCTCCCGATCTTGACCAACAACGTCTATCCGTGCCATGAAGTCGTCCACATGGACTACTTCATCCCGGGCTGCCCGCCGAGCGCCGACACGATCCTCGACGTCCTCGAGGATCTGATCGAGGGCCGACCGGTCGCTCTGCCGACATCGCTCCGCCACTTCGACTAG
- a CDS encoding Ni/Fe hydrogenase subunit alpha, whose amino-acid sequence MATTIVIDPVTRIEGHGKVVIEIDDDHNVTDARLHVVEFRGYERFIQGHPYWEAPVLMQRICGICFVSHHLAGAKALDDMVGVGTQLTPTAVKMRRLGHYAQMLQSHVTAYFYLVVPEMLFRIDAAPEKRNFIGLIEANPELVKRVVRLRKWGQEVIEAVFGKRMHGISSVPGGVNKSLTPADVDRFLRGGDGLSSVDQVIEDAQLGLQMFYDFHDQHRGEVDAFANVPALNMALVDDDGNVDYYDGRLRITDDDKNVVREFDYRDYLNHISEAVETWSYMKFPYLTDLGRDAGSVRVGPLARLNVTKTLPTPLAAEALERFHAYTGGRANTMTLHTNWARTIEIIHAAEVVKDLLGDPDICKDDLVVVPGGDAWVGEGIGVVEAPRGSLLHHYRADREGNITFANLIVATTQNNQVLNRTVRSVAEAYLGGKTEITEGMMNAIEVGIRAYDPCLSCATHALGQMPLIVSVVDGNGRVINEQTR is encoded by the coding sequence ATGGCAACGACGATCGTCATCGATCCGGTCACCCGCATCGAGGGACACGGAAAGGTCGTCATCGAAATCGACGACGACCACAACGTGACCGACGCCAGGCTGCACGTGGTGGAATTCCGTGGCTACGAGCGCTTTATCCAGGGCCATCCGTACTGGGAGGCACCGGTTCTCATGCAGCGGATCTGCGGGATCTGCTTCGTCAGCCACCATCTGGCCGGGGCGAAGGCCCTTGACGACATGGTCGGGGTGGGAACGCAGCTCACCCCGACCGCGGTGAAAATGCGTCGGCTGGGGCACTACGCGCAGATGCTCCAGTCTCATGTCACGGCCTACTTCTACCTCGTCGTGCCGGAGATGCTGTTCAGAATCGACGCCGCTCCGGAGAAACGCAACTTCATCGGGCTGATCGAGGCCAATCCTGAGCTCGTGAAACGCGTTGTCCGGCTGCGCAAATGGGGTCAGGAGGTCATCGAGGCGGTCTTCGGGAAACGTATGCACGGAATCTCGTCCGTCCCCGGCGGCGTGAACAAGAGCCTCACGCCCGCCGACGTGGACCGGTTTCTGCGCGGTGGCGACGGATTGTCGTCGGTCGACCAGGTCATCGAGGATGCTCAGCTCGGGTTGCAGATGTTCTACGACTTCCATGACCAGCATCGCGGTGAGGTCGATGCCTTCGCCAACGTGCCTGCGCTGAACATGGCTCTGGTCGATGACGACGGTAATGTCGACTATTACGACGGCCGGCTCAGGATCACCGATGACGATAAGAACGTCGTGCGGGAGTTCGATTACCGCGACTATCTCAACCACATCTCCGAGGCCGTCGAGACGTGGAGCTACATGAAGTTCCCCTACCTCACCGACCTGGGCCGCGACGCGGGGTCTGTCCGGGTGGGACCGCTGGCCCGGCTCAATGTCACCAAGACCCTCCCGACCCCGCTGGCTGCCGAAGCGCTGGAACGATTCCATGCCTACACCGGCGGACGCGCCAACACCATGACGCTGCACACCAATTGGGCTCGGACGATCGAGATCATCCATGCCGCCGAGGTAGTCAAGGACCTGCTCGGTGACCCGGACATCTGCAAGGACGACCTCGTGGTGGTACCGGGCGGGGACGCGTGGGTCGGTGAGGGTATCGGTGTGGTGGAGGCTCCCCGCGGCAGCCTGCTCCATCATTACCGCGCCGACCGGGAGGGGAACATCACCTTCGCTAACTTGATCGTCGCCACCACGCAGAACAACCAGGTACTCAACCGGACGGTGCGCAGCGTCGCCGAGGCGTACCTCGGCGGCAAGACCGAGATCACCGAGGGCATGATGAACGCGATCGAGGTGGGTATCCGTGCCTACGATCCCTGCTTGAGTTGTGCCACACACGCGTTGGGTCAGATGCCGCTGATCGTGTCTGTGGTGGATGGCAACGGGCGGGTGATCAATGAACAGACTCGGTGA
- a CDS encoding 2Fe-2S iron-sulfur cluster-binding protein, with protein sequence MTLEIEIDGVTVSAQEGATLIDVAAQAGVYIPTLCNLPQHPALGTCRACSVKVNGAMMAACTVRVSAGMRVEVDVPEAVDARKALVEILFSEGNHNCPSCEKSGRCTLQAVAYEVDMEVSRFPYQFPQRVTDHASEAIWLERDRCIFCQRCVEFIRDRETGKKIFSINGRGTHARIDIDVELADKMPPEQVGEAVDICPVGAILKKGVGYDEPIGERRFEIESVRDQALEPSREQVQ encoded by the coding sequence GTGACACTTGAGATCGAGATCGACGGCGTCACCGTGAGCGCGCAGGAGGGGGCAACGCTTATCGACGTCGCCGCACAGGCCGGCGTCTATATCCCGACACTGTGTAACCTGCCGCAGCACCCGGCCCTGGGCACCTGTCGAGCCTGTTCGGTCAAGGTCAACGGCGCGATGATGGCCGCGTGCACGGTCAGGGTCAGCGCCGGAATGCGGGTCGAGGTCGACGTTCCCGAGGCCGTGGACGCGCGCAAGGCGCTGGTCGAAATACTGTTTTCGGAGGGCAACCACAACTGTCCGAGCTGTGAGAAGTCGGGCCGGTGCACGTTGCAGGCCGTCGCCTACGAGGTCGATATGGAGGTGTCGCGTTTCCCCTATCAGTTCCCGCAGCGGGTGACCGACCATGCGTCGGAGGCTATTTGGCTCGAGCGTGACCGCTGCATCTTCTGCCAGCGATGTGTCGAGTTCATCCGGGATCGCGAGACCGGCAAGAAGATCTTCAGCATCAATGGCCGCGGTACCCATGCGCGCATCGACATCGACGTGGAACTGGCCGACAAGATGCCGCCGGAGCAGGTCGGCGAGGCGGTCGACATCTGCCCGGTCGGGGCGATCCTGAAGAAGGGGGTCGGCTACGACGAACCCATCGGCGAGCGCCGCTTCGAGATCGAATCGGTGCGCGACCAGGCTCTCGAACCATCACGGGAGCAGGTCCAGTGA